A window of Catenulispora sp. MAP5-51 contains these coding sequences:
- a CDS encoding TIGR01777 family oxidoreductase translates to MKIVIPGGTGHVGAVAERAFTAAGHSVVVLSRNPSRPNQVRWDGRTLGAWAAELDGCDVVLNLAGRSVSCRYTPENLRDMMDSRVLSTRVVGEAIARAERPPRVWLQASTATIYAHTFGPPNDEHGLIGGTEPGVPEYWAYSVEIAKNWEREQAQADTPHTRKVALRSAMVMSPDRGGIFDYLSWLTRLGLGGPVAGGRQYVSWIHDHDFTAALTHLITHEEHEGPINLAAPNPLPQRDFARTLRHAWHMPIGLPATRTMATLGAYALRSDTELLLKSRRVIAARLPDAGFHFAHTDWNDAARDLVRRVRAGRGR, encoded by the coding sequence ATGAAGATCGTGATCCCCGGCGGAACCGGCCACGTCGGCGCGGTGGCAGAGCGTGCGTTCACGGCGGCCGGACACTCGGTCGTAGTCCTGAGCCGGAATCCCTCGCGCCCGAACCAGGTACGCTGGGACGGCCGGACGCTGGGGGCGTGGGCGGCGGAGCTCGACGGGTGCGACGTAGTGCTGAACCTGGCGGGACGCAGCGTCAGCTGCCGCTACACGCCCGAGAACCTGCGGGACATGATGGACTCGCGGGTGCTGTCGACCCGCGTGGTCGGCGAGGCCATCGCCCGGGCCGAGCGCCCGCCGCGCGTATGGCTCCAGGCGAGCACCGCGACCATCTACGCCCACACCTTCGGCCCGCCGAACGACGAGCACGGCCTCATCGGCGGCACCGAGCCCGGCGTGCCGGAGTACTGGGCGTACAGCGTCGAGATCGCGAAGAACTGGGAGCGCGAGCAGGCGCAGGCCGACACCCCGCACACCCGCAAGGTGGCCCTGCGCTCGGCGATGGTGATGAGCCCGGACCGCGGCGGCATCTTCGACTACCTGTCCTGGCTGACCCGCCTCGGCCTCGGCGGCCCGGTCGCCGGCGGCCGCCAGTACGTGTCCTGGATCCACGACCACGACTTCACCGCCGCCCTGACCCACCTCATCACCCACGAAGAACACGAAGGCCCGATCAACCTCGCAGCCCCCAACCCCTTGCCCCAGCGCGATTTCGCCCGCACCCTCCGCCACGCCTGGCACATGCCCATCGGCCTACCGGCGACCCGCACGATGGCCACCCTCGGCGCCTACGCCCTGCGCTCCGACACCGAGCTGCTGCTCAAGAGCCGCCGCGTGATCGCAGCCCGCCTGCCCGACGCCGGCTTCCACTTCGCCCACACCGACTGGAACGACGCGGCCCGCGACCTGGTGCGGCGGGTGCGGGCCGGCCGCGGGCGCTGA